In Columba livia isolate bColLiv1 breed racing homer chromosome 6, bColLiv1.pat.W.v2, whole genome shotgun sequence, a single genomic region encodes these proteins:
- the HPS6 gene encoding BLOC-2 complex member HPS6 gives MKRAGMLRQVSDFSDFSRGHRLQELLRQGEEPRHVSSSPDGQHLLVLQKSRPPSLPRLVAFQRHGIGGADLERSWQPPQPALVGLLFLQSPVTLGSWALALVWEHGRTEVWYFTVAVGWQLLQTLELCQGARARIVSVCNQGASLVWCEERPPLDAPLDVNKCAFMFCVCTRALEVEEQGVRLGTVRIVLHNSPEYQVLASPQHVFLMPATASFATTSKFLLIWHPEKAKLTMTAPSAGFVHSKVLCSSSESDFRKLLLGSVGLLSGLAPLDIHTSTVSNSGSLLLVSTKGAVNVVEPDGSQRHIFDLEGGPLAQGSPVQLRTFGSILACVLAGVLYLIDQNTGRLIEKKILSMKEVHFLESLGEEDSIQLLTQTGIYSFSFSKPEDSSRPEPCLVEMVFEEACRYYQRRSLSSSKLTVEKLKKGGVFQAPVALAAILQHSLRQKQKPHRGLQDTYAKLLSTMSLELQSYMSLELLKTCVVCAPESEVESYCEELVEQEVSRVLHSDMDKDNLAYLNSVFSSFPKAAWKATRSCLQLQQNGDGLLVARATPEVWKKVLGGPQQEEVGPNGVVPLFELICASFLRFKPKWLPSFVELTQQYVSISWPYSSKEGPEGRVPLYKRALGVLARTNKHSEADDEMELELLLCSKRPKAVLQALHLLIGLKQWQRVVEVAEKFSKLSPLLKKEIFTTLLAEFAQHRELDPYLDTLWPLCPAELTASDILTVVLQHLPHSQEDPVPFSSDGNQLTVGLLKPLLQRVVQHPSTQDEMYSDALQSPTFPPPTPPREHKIPSKAVADDAPQPPMARTSSSSALAQGDTA, from the coding sequence ATGAAGCGGGCCGGGATGCTGCGGCAGGTCTCCGACTTCAGCGACTTCAGCCGAGGCCAccggctgcaggagctgctgcgcCAGGGAGAGGAGCCCAGGCACGTCAGCTCCAGCCCCGATGGGCAGCACCTTCTGGTCCTGCAGAAGAGCCGgccgccctccctgccccggctggtgGCCTTCCAGCGCCACGGCATCGGCGGAGCCGACCTGGAGAGGAGCTGGCAGCCGCCCCAGCCAGCCCTGGTGGGACTGCTCTTCCTGCAGAGCCCTGTCACGCTGGGCTCCTGGGCACTGGCCCTTGTGTGGGAGCACGGCCGGACCGAGGTCTGGTACTTCACGGTGGCCGtgggctggcagctgctgcagacacTGGAGCTCTGCCAGGGTGCCCGGGCACGAATCGTCTCCGTGTGCAACCAGGGAGCCAGCCTGGTGTGGTGTGAGGAGAGGCCTCCCCTGGATGCCCCCTTGGACGTGAACAAGTGTGCCTTTATGTTCTGTGTCTGCACTCGGGCTCTGGAGGTGGAGGAGCAAGGTGTTCGGCTTGGCACCGTAAGAATAGTCCTGCACAACAGCCCTGAGTATCAGGTCCTGGCCTCCCCGCAGCACGTCTTCCTGATGCCTGCCACTGCCAGCTTTGCCACCACTTCCAAATTCCTCCTCATCTGGCATCCTGAGAAGGCAAAGCTCACCATGACAGCCCCCTCTGCAGGCTTTGTCCACAGCAAGGTGCTGTGCTCCAGCAGCGAGTCAGACTTCAGGAAGCTCCTGCTTGGCTCTGTGGGTCTTCTCTCAGGTTTAGCACCTCTGGACATTCACACCTCCACTGTGTCCAACAGTGGGAGTCTGCTGCTGGTAAGCACGAAGGGTGCTGTGAATGTGGTGGAGCCAGATGGTTCCCAGAGGCATATCTTTGACCTGGAGGGGGGTCCCCTGGCACAAGGAAGTCCTGTACAGCTGAGGACTTTTGGCAGCATCCTGGCCTGCGTGCTGGCTGGGGTCCTGTACCTCATTGACCAGAACACTGGAAGGCtcatagaaaagaaaatcctgagCATGAAAGAAGTGCATTTCCTAGAGTCTCTGGGAGAGGAGGACAGCATCCAGCTCCTCACTCAAACTGGCATCTACAGCTTTAGCTTCTCCAAACCTGAGGACAGCAGCAGGCCTGAGCCATGCCTGGTGGAGATGGTGTTTGAGGAGGCCTGCAGATACTACCAGAGAAGGAGCCTTAGCAGCTCCAAGCTGACAGTGGAGAAGTTGAAGAAAGGTGGCGTGTTCCAGGCTCCTGTGGCCCTTGCTGCCATCTTGCAGCACAGCCTCCGCCAGAAGCAGAAGCCACATCGAGGCCTCCAGGACACTTATGCCAAGCTGTTGAGCACAAtgagcctggagctgcagagctACATGAGCTTGGAGCTTCTCAAGACCTGCGTAGTGTGTGCCCCAGAGAGTGAGGTGGAAAGTTACTGTGAGGAGCTGGTAGAGCAGGAGGTCAGCCGTGTTTTGCACTCTGATATGGACAAGGACAACTTGGCCTACCTGaattctgtcttttcctcctttcccaaggctgcctggaaagccacaaggagctgcctgcagctgcagcagaatgGGGATGGCCTATTGGTAGCCAGAGCCACGCCGGAGGTGTGGAAGAAGGTCCTGGGAGGGCCACAGCAAGAGGAAGTGGGTCCAAATGGTGTGGTCCCGCTCTTTGAGCTCATCTGTGCCTCCTTCCTGAGGTTCAAACCCAAGTGGCTGCCCAGTTTTGTGGAGCTGACCCAGCAGTACGTTAGCATCTCTTGGCCGTACAGCAGCAAGGAGGGCCCAGAGGGCCGGGTGCCGCTATACAAGAGAGCACTGGGAGTGCTGGCCAGGACGAACAAGCACAGCGAAGCAGATGATGAGATGGAGCTCGAACTGCTGCTCTGTAGCAAGAGGCCTAAGGCTGTGCTGCAAGCTCTGCACCTTCTCATTGGCCTGAAGCAGTGGCAGCGGGTGGTGGAGGTGGCAGAGAAGTTCTCCAAGCTCAGCCCCTTGCTTAAAAAGGAGATATTCACCACACTGCTGGCAGAGTTTGCCCAGCACCGGGAGCTGGACCCTTATCTGGACACACTGTGGCCACTGTGCCCCGCTGAGCTCACTGCCTCGGACATCCTCACTGTGGTCCTGCAGCACCTCCCTCACTCCCAGGAGGACCCAGTGCCGTTCTCCAGCGATGGGAACCAGCTGACTGTTGGTTTGCTCAAGCCGCTGCTGCAAAGGGTTGTGCAGCATCCCAGCACTCAGGACGAGATGTACTCTGACGCCTTGCAGAGCCCCACCTTCCCCCCTCCTACCCCACCCCGAGAACACAAGATCCCCTCAAAAGCAGTGGCTGATGATGCCCCTCAGCCACCCATGGCAAGgacttcctcctcctcagcactGGCACAGGGTGACACTGCGTGA